A stretch of Salarias fasciatus chromosome 23, fSalaFa1.1, whole genome shotgun sequence DNA encodes these proteins:
- the tmem45a gene encoding transmembrane protein 45A has product MGSFKGHALPGSFFLVAGIWWTGKYSLWHATRRNKNLGSTRLASRASQRRLEIIESSVILFFSVVGMLAEQFVADGPRLQLYDFAEKHWENLMNWQHATMYLFFGLAGTVSLIIHTTDTAPLALDRLMLAIAFFNEGFLFLYHLHGRSMLDVHVHQLLLYAVFGEALVAFLEVFHRGNILLELLRCTFTVLQGSWFWEIGFVLYPPRGPEWDLKDHSNMMFITMCYSWHLAFAMLVVGVLYCTVSCVVRSRLKRTPPMEMGLLKTRERDADSEDEIL; this is encoded by the exons ATGGGGAGCTTCAAGGGCCACGCCCTCCCCGGGAGCTTCTTCCTCGTGGCTGGCATTTGGTGGACAGGAAAGTACTCGCTGTGGCACGCCACCCGCAGGAACAAGAACCTGGGCTCCACCAGGCTGGCCAGCAGAGCCTCGCAGAGACGTCTGGAGATCATCGAGAGCTCCGTTATCCTCTTCTTCTCAGTGGTCG GGATGTTGGCGGAGCAGTTTGTCGCAGATGGACCGAGGCTGCAGTTGTACGACTTTGCAGAAAAGCACTGGGAGAATCTGATGAACTGGCAACACGCCACCATGTACCTGTTCTTCGGCCTGGCCGGGACGGTGTCTCTGATCATCCACACCACAGACACCGCGCCGCTGGCCCTGGACAGGTTAATGCTGGCCATAGCTTTCTTTAATGAAG GGTTTCTCTTCCTCTACCACCTCCACGGCAGGAGTATGCTGGACGTGCACGTGCACCAGCTCCTGCTCTATGCCGTCTTCGGCGAGGCTCTGGTTGCCTTTCTGGAGGTCTTCCACCGAGGAAACatcctcctggagctgctgcgatGCACCTTCACAGTGCTGCAGGGAAGCTGGTTCTGGGAG ATCGGTTTTGTACTGTACCCTCCCCGCGGCCCTGAGTGGGACCTGAAGGATCACAGCAACATGATGTTCATCACCATGTGCTACTCGTGGCACCTGGCCTTCGCCATGCTGGTTGTGGGCGTGCTCTACTGCACCGTCAGCTG CGTTGTTCGCTCCCGGCTGAAGAGGACTCCCCCGATGGAGATGGGGCTGCTGAAAACCAGAGAGCGCGATGCAGATTCAGAGGACGAGATTTTATAA
- the chd1l gene encoding chromodomain-helicase-DNA-binding protein 1-like isoform X2, which yields MGLGKTCQTISLLVYISGALGKKGPFLVLSPLSVLENWRNELECFAPSLNVLCYKGDKERRAELQRETKTQDFQVLLTTYEMCLKDASFLKQWKWKVLVVDEAHRLKNQNSLLHVTLTQFSVGFRVLLTGTPIQNNIQELYSLLTFIQPNIFTADESDRFVKVYSQVQSQPSLAAELQSILEPFLLRRIKSEVAVDLPKKTELVVYHGMSVLQKKYYKAVLMKDLEAFGNDQGNKNRLLNILMNLRKCVDHPYLFDGVEPEPFQIGEHLVEASGKLCLLDSLLTFLHKGAHRVLLFSQMTRMLDILQDYMEYRGYSYERLDGSVRGEERNLAVKNFGSKDIFVFLLSTKAGGVGLNLTAADTVIFVDSDFNPQNDLQAAARCHRIGQTRPVKVIRLLARDTVEEIMYSRAVSKLQLTNTVIEEGRFSLLDQAQSAAAGLQLSEILKFGIDKLLSSDESSIQEIKLEKIVGSSRDGQWVEDEEQSPLREEEEDEEEDAEVEGQDHMYYFEGKDYSKNPSSDDQKSFEQLLEEQLAEFQKAAGEGRALRHKAGVSLSVTLGVPSRKRKPLTEAELELRRQKRAEAAAKRAKLQEDLEKKKQEQKYKKKMAWWESCGYRSLCLQPVDSEEEEEEEEDNSSTCFSDSDRTDIQYVLGDVTHPHTAQGDAIIVHCVDDSGRWGSGGLFTALEVRSDEPRKQYELAGKMKDLGLGNVLLFPIDDKQSRLNGQDNLALIVAQERDKANNLSGIFLTALDDGLKKIYAAAKRKNASVHLPRIGHSTKGFNWYGTERLIRKHLASRGVPTFIYYHSRAGKKTAAPQASTSAASTSASSSSSSSSSADPRMKPSSGQSGRAEAEAPGPSVAQTQSRSSAELPSFMKGVRVFFYNLPASERKTLARYLITYDGDEEEIMSPEVTHIVAEVESSIHSQELQDLVSKYPQAVAVQKAWLEACFSKQQKVNTAQFLHELR from the exons ATGGGTCTGGGAAAAACCTGCCAG ACGATCTCTCTGCTGGTGTACATTTCTGGTGCTCTTGGAAAGAAGGGTCCGTTTCTGGTGCTGAGCCCGCTGTCTGTCCTGGAGAACTGGAGGAATGAGCTGGAATG cttCGCCCCCTCTCTGAACGTCCTGTGTTACAAAGGAGACAAAGAGAGACGGGCTGAGCTTCAAAGGGAAACCAAGACACAGGACTTCCAGGTTCTGCTCACTACATACGAG ATGTGTCTCAAAGATGCTTCGTTCTTAAAACA GTGGAAGTGGAAGGTGCTTGTGGTGGACGAAGCTCACAGGCTGAAAAATCAAAACTCCCTCTTGCATGTAACGTTGACTCAG tTCTCGGTTGGTTTCCGAGTCCTGCTGACCGGGACTCCCATTCAGAACAACATACAGGAGCTGTACTCGCTGCTGACCTTCATTCAGCCGAACATCTTCACAGCAGATGAATCGGACCGCTTCGTCAAGGTTTACTCACAAGTACAAAGTCAGCCTTCTCTGG ctgctgagctccagagCATCTTGGAGCCTTTCCTTCTTCGTCGGATCAAGTCAGAGGTGGCTGTTGATCTGCCCAAGAAGACAGAGCTGGTGGTGTATCACGGCATGTCAGTGCTGCAGAAGAAATATTACAAAGCTGTTCTGATGAAGGATCTGG AGGCTTTTGGAAATGATCAGGGCAACAAGAACCGGCTGCTGAACATCTTGATGAATCTAAGAAAGTGTGTTGACCATCCATACCTCTTCGACG GAGTGGAACCGGAGCCTTTTCAGATTGGCGAGCATCTGGTTGAAGCAAGTGGAAAACTGTGTCTTCTGGACAGCCTGCTGACCTTCCTGCACAAAGG AGCCCACCGGGTTCTGCTGTTCTCTCAGATGACGAGGATGCTGGATATTCTTCAGGACTACATGGAGTACCGAG GTTACAGCTACGAACGTCTGGATGGGTCCGTCCGTGGGGAGGAGCGAAATCTTGCGGTGAAGAATTTCGGCAGCAAAGATATCTTCGTTTTTCTTCTCAGCACGAAAGCAG GTGGAGTGGGTTTGAACCTGACTGCTGCCGACACCGTCATATTCGTGGACAGTGATTTCAACCCTCAAAACGACCTTCAAGCTGCAGCGCGCTGCCATCGCATTGGCCAGACCAG GCCTGTGAAAGTGATCCGCCTCCTGGCGAGAGACACCGTGGAGGAGATCATGTATTCCAGAGCGGTCTCCAAGCTGCAGCTCACCAACACCGTGATCGAGGAGGGACGCTTCTCCTTACTGGACCAGGCTCAGTCGGCCGCCGCAGGCCTGCAG CTGAGCGAGATCCTGAAGTTCGGTATCGACAAGCTTCTGTCATCGGACGAGAGCTCCATACAGGAAATCAAGCTGGAGAAGATCGTGGGCTCGTCGCGTGACGGCCAGTgggtggaggatgaagagcagagtccgctcagagaggaggaagaggacgaggaggaggacgctgaagTGGAGGGACAGG ACCACATGTACTACTTTGAAGGGAAAGACTACAGTAAAAACCCCAGCTCCGACGACCAGAAGAGCTTTGAGCAACtgttggaggagcagctggccgAGTTCCAGAAGGCCGCGGGAGAGGGACGAGCTCTGCGGCACAAGGCTGGA GTTTCCCTATCCGTCACCCTTGGCGTTCCGTCCAGGAAGAGGAAACCTCTCACTGaggcggagctggagctgaggcGGCAGAAGAGAGCAGAGGCTGCAGCCAAGAGAGCCAAActccaggaggacctggagaagaagaagcaagagCAGAAATATAAGAAAAA AATGGCGTGGTGGGAGTCCTGCGGCTACAGGTCGCTGTGTCTGCAGCCTGTGGACagcgaggaagaagaggaggaggaggaggacaacaGCAGCACGTGCTTCTCAGACTCCGACAGGACGGATATCCAGTACGTGTTGGGGGATGTCACTCACCCTCACACCGCTCAGGGAGACGCCATCATCGTCCACTGTGTCG ATGACTCGGGCCGTTGGGGCAGCGGCGGCCTGTTCACGGCGCTGGAGGTGAGATCCGACGAGCCACGAAAGCAGTACGAGTTGGCTGGCAAGATGAAAG ATTTAGGTCTGGGAAACGTGCTGCTTTTCCCCATCGATGACAAGCAGTCCAGGTTGAATGGCCAAGACAAT TTGGCCCTCATTGTGGCGCAGGAGCGGGACAAAGCCAACAACCTGTCGGGGATCTTTCTAACGGCCCTGGACGACGGCCTGAAGAAGATTTACGCTGCAGCCAAGAGAAAGAACG CAAGCGTTCACCTCCCCCGTATCGGTCACTCCACCAAAGGCTTCAACTGGTACGGCACAGAGAGGCTCATCAGGAAGCACCTGGCGTCCCGGGGCGTCCCCACATTCAT ATACTACCACAGCAGAGCGGGCAAGAAAACAGCCGCACCTCAGGCGTCCACATCTGCTGCCTCAACTtcagcgtcttcctcctcctcctcctcctcctccgctgaccCTCGGATGAAACCCTCGTCCGGGCAGAGCGGCCGGGCGGAGGCGGAAGCCCCGGGTCCTTCTGTGGCTCAGACTCAGAGCCGCAGCTCGGCAGAACTCCCCAGCTTCATGAAGGGCGTGCGTGTGTTCTTCTACAACCTCCCTGCGTCGGAGAGGAAGACGCTGGCCCGCTACCTCATCAC TTATGACGGCGATGAGGAGGAGATCATGAGTCCGGAGGTCACCCACATAGTCGCAGAGGTGGAGAGCAGCATCCACTCGCAG GAGCTCCAGGATCTGGTTTCTAAGTACCCCCAGGCTGTCGCTGTGCAGAAGGCCTGGCTGGAAGCGTGCTtctccaaacagcagaaagtcaaCACTGCGCAGTTCCTGCACGAGCTGAGATGA
- the sft2d2a gene encoding SFT2 domain containing 2a, protein MDKLKSVLSGEEARRDDRNVLQVVNEASTLGWGTRLKGFVACFVVGAACTVLGVCTLFIPRIGITLFIVFYTFGNICTLASTMFLMGPMKQLKRMCDKTRALATTIMITCLVLTLCAAFWWKNFGLALLFVILQVLSFTWYSLSYIPCVREAIMKLVAMCMK, encoded by the exons ATGGACAAGCTGAAGTCCGTCCTGAGCGGCGAGGAGGCTCGCAGAGATGACCGGAACGTCTTACAG GTGGTGAACGAAGCCTCCACTCTGGGCTGGGGGACTCGCCTCAAAGGCTTCGTCGCCTGTTTCGTGGTGGGGGCCGCGTGCACCGTCCTG GGAGTTTGTACGCTCTTCATCCCCAGGATCGGTATCACACTCTTCATTGTCTTTTATACCTTTGGAAACATCTGTACGCTGGCCAG TACAATGTTCCTGATGGGCCCCATGAAGCAGTTGAAAAGGATGTGTGACAAAACAAGAGCACTTGCCACAACAATAATGATT ACCTGCCTTGTGTTGACGCTCTGCGCTGCGTTTTGG tggaAAAACTTTGGACTTGCTTTGCTGTTTGTCATCTTGCAAGTCCTGTCCTTTACCTG GTACAGTCTGTCCTATATCCCATGTGTGAG GGAGGCGATCATGAAGCTGGTGGCTATGTGCATGAAATGA
- the chd1l gene encoding chromodomain-helicase-DNA-binding protein 1-like isoform X3, producing the protein MTDILARIKKSVADKKKTPVAQSDLQKWGLRGIQLRAYQLDGVQWLTQCLSNQQGSILGDEMGLGKTCQTISLLVYISGALGKKGPFLVLSPLSVLENWRNELECFAPSLNVLCYKGDKERRAELQRETKTQDFQVLLTTYEMCLKDASFLKQWKWKVLVVDEAHRLKNQNSLLHVTLTQFSVGFRVLLTGTPIQNNIQELYSLLTFIQPNIFTADESDRFVKVYSQVQSQPSLAAELQSILEPFLLRRIKSEVAVDLPKKTELVVYHGMSVLQKKYYKAVLMKDLEAFGNDQGNKNRLLNILMNLRKCVDHPYLFDGVEPEPFQIGEHLVEASGKLCLLDSLLTFLHKGAHRVLLFSQMTRMLDILQDYMEYRGYSYERLDGSVRGEERNLAVKNFGSKDIFVFLLSTKAGGVGLNLTAADTVIFVDSDFNPQNDLQAAARCHRIGQTRPVKVIRLLARDTVEEIMYSRAVSKLQLTNTVIEEGRFSLLDQAQSAAAGLQLSEILKFGIDKLLSSDESSIQEIKLEKIVGSSRDGQWVEDEEQSPLREEEEDEEEDAEVEGQDHMYYFEGKDYSKNPSSDDQKSFEQLLEEQLAEFQKAAGEGRALRHKAGVSLSVTLGVPSRKRKPLTEAELELRRQKRAEAAAKRAKLQEDLEKKKQEQKYKKKMAWWESCGYRSLCLQPVDSEEEEEEEEDNSSTCFSDSDRTDIQYVLGDVTHPHTAQGDAIIVHCVDDSGRWGSGGLFTALEVRSDEPRKQYELAGKMKDLGLGNVLLFPIDDKQSRLNGQDNLALIVAQERDKANNLSGIFLTALDDGLKKIYAAAKRKNASVHLPRIGHSTKGFN; encoded by the exons ATGACAGACATTCTGGCCCGGATTAAAAAGAGTGTCGCGGATAAGAAGAAGACGCCTGTTGCCCAGAGCGATCTGCAGAAGTGGGGTTTAAGAG GGATCCAGCTGAGAGCATACCAGCTGGATGGAGTCCAGTGGTTAACCCAGTGCCTCAGCAACCAGCAGGGGTCCATCCTGGGAGATGAGATGGGTCTGGGAAAAACCTGCCAG ACGATCTCTCTGCTGGTGTACATTTCTGGTGCTCTTGGAAAGAAGGGTCCGTTTCTGGTGCTGAGCCCGCTGTCTGTCCTGGAGAACTGGAGGAATGAGCTGGAATG cttCGCCCCCTCTCTGAACGTCCTGTGTTACAAAGGAGACAAAGAGAGACGGGCTGAGCTTCAAAGGGAAACCAAGACACAGGACTTCCAGGTTCTGCTCACTACATACGAG ATGTGTCTCAAAGATGCTTCGTTCTTAAAACA GTGGAAGTGGAAGGTGCTTGTGGTGGACGAAGCTCACAGGCTGAAAAATCAAAACTCCCTCTTGCATGTAACGTTGACTCAG tTCTCGGTTGGTTTCCGAGTCCTGCTGACCGGGACTCCCATTCAGAACAACATACAGGAGCTGTACTCGCTGCTGACCTTCATTCAGCCGAACATCTTCACAGCAGATGAATCGGACCGCTTCGTCAAGGTTTACTCACAAGTACAAAGTCAGCCTTCTCTGG ctgctgagctccagagCATCTTGGAGCCTTTCCTTCTTCGTCGGATCAAGTCAGAGGTGGCTGTTGATCTGCCCAAGAAGACAGAGCTGGTGGTGTATCACGGCATGTCAGTGCTGCAGAAGAAATATTACAAAGCTGTTCTGATGAAGGATCTGG AGGCTTTTGGAAATGATCAGGGCAACAAGAACCGGCTGCTGAACATCTTGATGAATCTAAGAAAGTGTGTTGACCATCCATACCTCTTCGACG GAGTGGAACCGGAGCCTTTTCAGATTGGCGAGCATCTGGTTGAAGCAAGTGGAAAACTGTGTCTTCTGGACAGCCTGCTGACCTTCCTGCACAAAGG AGCCCACCGGGTTCTGCTGTTCTCTCAGATGACGAGGATGCTGGATATTCTTCAGGACTACATGGAGTACCGAG GTTACAGCTACGAACGTCTGGATGGGTCCGTCCGTGGGGAGGAGCGAAATCTTGCGGTGAAGAATTTCGGCAGCAAAGATATCTTCGTTTTTCTTCTCAGCACGAAAGCAG GTGGAGTGGGTTTGAACCTGACTGCTGCCGACACCGTCATATTCGTGGACAGTGATTTCAACCCTCAAAACGACCTTCAAGCTGCAGCGCGCTGCCATCGCATTGGCCAGACCAG GCCTGTGAAAGTGATCCGCCTCCTGGCGAGAGACACCGTGGAGGAGATCATGTATTCCAGAGCGGTCTCCAAGCTGCAGCTCACCAACACCGTGATCGAGGAGGGACGCTTCTCCTTACTGGACCAGGCTCAGTCGGCCGCCGCAGGCCTGCAG CTGAGCGAGATCCTGAAGTTCGGTATCGACAAGCTTCTGTCATCGGACGAGAGCTCCATACAGGAAATCAAGCTGGAGAAGATCGTGGGCTCGTCGCGTGACGGCCAGTgggtggaggatgaagagcagagtccgctcagagaggaggaagaggacgaggaggaggacgctgaagTGGAGGGACAGG ACCACATGTACTACTTTGAAGGGAAAGACTACAGTAAAAACCCCAGCTCCGACGACCAGAAGAGCTTTGAGCAACtgttggaggagcagctggccgAGTTCCAGAAGGCCGCGGGAGAGGGACGAGCTCTGCGGCACAAGGCTGGA GTTTCCCTATCCGTCACCCTTGGCGTTCCGTCCAGGAAGAGGAAACCTCTCACTGaggcggagctggagctgaggcGGCAGAAGAGAGCAGAGGCTGCAGCCAAGAGAGCCAAActccaggaggacctggagaagaagaagcaagagCAGAAATATAAGAAAAA AATGGCGTGGTGGGAGTCCTGCGGCTACAGGTCGCTGTGTCTGCAGCCTGTGGACagcgaggaagaagaggaggaggaggaggacaacaGCAGCACGTGCTTCTCAGACTCCGACAGGACGGATATCCAGTACGTGTTGGGGGATGTCACTCACCCTCACACCGCTCAGGGAGACGCCATCATCGTCCACTGTGTCG ATGACTCGGGCCGTTGGGGCAGCGGCGGCCTGTTCACGGCGCTGGAGGTGAGATCCGACGAGCCACGAAAGCAGTACGAGTTGGCTGGCAAGATGAAAG ATTTAGGTCTGGGAAACGTGCTGCTTTTCCCCATCGATGACAAGCAGTCCAGGTTGAATGGCCAAGACAAT TTGGCCCTCATTGTGGCGCAGGAGCGGGACAAAGCCAACAACCTGTCGGGGATCTTTCTAACGGCCCTGGACGACGGCCTGAAGAAGATTTACGCTGCAGCCAAGAGAAAGAACG CAAGCGTTCACCTCCCCCGTATCGGTCACTCCACCAAAGGCTTCAACTG A
- the chd1l gene encoding chromodomain-helicase-DNA-binding protein 1-like isoform X1 codes for MTDILARIKKSVADKKKTPVAQSDLQKWGLRGIQLRAYQLDGVQWLTQCLSNQQGSILGDEMGLGKTCQTISLLVYISGALGKKGPFLVLSPLSVLENWRNELECFAPSLNVLCYKGDKERRAELQRETKTQDFQVLLTTYEMCLKDASFLKQWKWKVLVVDEAHRLKNQNSLLHVTLTQFSVGFRVLLTGTPIQNNIQELYSLLTFIQPNIFTADESDRFVKVYSQVQSQPSLAAELQSILEPFLLRRIKSEVAVDLPKKTELVVYHGMSVLQKKYYKAVLMKDLEAFGNDQGNKNRLLNILMNLRKCVDHPYLFDGVEPEPFQIGEHLVEASGKLCLLDSLLTFLHKGAHRVLLFSQMTRMLDILQDYMEYRGYSYERLDGSVRGEERNLAVKNFGSKDIFVFLLSTKAGGVGLNLTAADTVIFVDSDFNPQNDLQAAARCHRIGQTRPVKVIRLLARDTVEEIMYSRAVSKLQLTNTVIEEGRFSLLDQAQSAAAGLQLSEILKFGIDKLLSSDESSIQEIKLEKIVGSSRDGQWVEDEEQSPLREEEEDEEEDAEVEGQDHMYYFEGKDYSKNPSSDDQKSFEQLLEEQLAEFQKAAGEGRALRHKAGVSLSVTLGVPSRKRKPLTEAELELRRQKRAEAAAKRAKLQEDLEKKKQEQKYKKKMAWWESCGYRSLCLQPVDSEEEEEEEEDNSSTCFSDSDRTDIQYVLGDVTHPHTAQGDAIIVHCVDDSGRWGSGGLFTALEVRSDEPRKQYELAGKMKDLGLGNVLLFPIDDKQSRLNGQDNLALIVAQERDKANNLSGIFLTALDDGLKKIYAAAKRKNASVHLPRIGHSTKGFNWYGTERLIRKHLASRGVPTFIYYHSRAGKKTAAPQASTSAASTSASSSSSSSSSADPRMKPSSGQSGRAEAEAPGPSVAQTQSRSSAELPSFMKGVRVFFYNLPASERKTLARYLITYDGDEEEIMSPEVTHIVAEVESSIHSQELQDLVSKYPQAVAVQKAWLEACFSKQQKVNTAQFLHELR; via the exons ATGACAGACATTCTGGCCCGGATTAAAAAGAGTGTCGCGGATAAGAAGAAGACGCCTGTTGCCCAGAGCGATCTGCAGAAGTGGGGTTTAAGAG GGATCCAGCTGAGAGCATACCAGCTGGATGGAGTCCAGTGGTTAACCCAGTGCCTCAGCAACCAGCAGGGGTCCATCCTGGGAGATGAGATGGGTCTGGGAAAAACCTGCCAG ACGATCTCTCTGCTGGTGTACATTTCTGGTGCTCTTGGAAAGAAGGGTCCGTTTCTGGTGCTGAGCCCGCTGTCTGTCCTGGAGAACTGGAGGAATGAGCTGGAATG cttCGCCCCCTCTCTGAACGTCCTGTGTTACAAAGGAGACAAAGAGAGACGGGCTGAGCTTCAAAGGGAAACCAAGACACAGGACTTCCAGGTTCTGCTCACTACATACGAG ATGTGTCTCAAAGATGCTTCGTTCTTAAAACA GTGGAAGTGGAAGGTGCTTGTGGTGGACGAAGCTCACAGGCTGAAAAATCAAAACTCCCTCTTGCATGTAACGTTGACTCAG tTCTCGGTTGGTTTCCGAGTCCTGCTGACCGGGACTCCCATTCAGAACAACATACAGGAGCTGTACTCGCTGCTGACCTTCATTCAGCCGAACATCTTCACAGCAGATGAATCGGACCGCTTCGTCAAGGTTTACTCACAAGTACAAAGTCAGCCTTCTCTGG ctgctgagctccagagCATCTTGGAGCCTTTCCTTCTTCGTCGGATCAAGTCAGAGGTGGCTGTTGATCTGCCCAAGAAGACAGAGCTGGTGGTGTATCACGGCATGTCAGTGCTGCAGAAGAAATATTACAAAGCTGTTCTGATGAAGGATCTGG AGGCTTTTGGAAATGATCAGGGCAACAAGAACCGGCTGCTGAACATCTTGATGAATCTAAGAAAGTGTGTTGACCATCCATACCTCTTCGACG GAGTGGAACCGGAGCCTTTTCAGATTGGCGAGCATCTGGTTGAAGCAAGTGGAAAACTGTGTCTTCTGGACAGCCTGCTGACCTTCCTGCACAAAGG AGCCCACCGGGTTCTGCTGTTCTCTCAGATGACGAGGATGCTGGATATTCTTCAGGACTACATGGAGTACCGAG GTTACAGCTACGAACGTCTGGATGGGTCCGTCCGTGGGGAGGAGCGAAATCTTGCGGTGAAGAATTTCGGCAGCAAAGATATCTTCGTTTTTCTTCTCAGCACGAAAGCAG GTGGAGTGGGTTTGAACCTGACTGCTGCCGACACCGTCATATTCGTGGACAGTGATTTCAACCCTCAAAACGACCTTCAAGCTGCAGCGCGCTGCCATCGCATTGGCCAGACCAG GCCTGTGAAAGTGATCCGCCTCCTGGCGAGAGACACCGTGGAGGAGATCATGTATTCCAGAGCGGTCTCCAAGCTGCAGCTCACCAACACCGTGATCGAGGAGGGACGCTTCTCCTTACTGGACCAGGCTCAGTCGGCCGCCGCAGGCCTGCAG CTGAGCGAGATCCTGAAGTTCGGTATCGACAAGCTTCTGTCATCGGACGAGAGCTCCATACAGGAAATCAAGCTGGAGAAGATCGTGGGCTCGTCGCGTGACGGCCAGTgggtggaggatgaagagcagagtccgctcagagaggaggaagaggacgaggaggaggacgctgaagTGGAGGGACAGG ACCACATGTACTACTTTGAAGGGAAAGACTACAGTAAAAACCCCAGCTCCGACGACCAGAAGAGCTTTGAGCAACtgttggaggagcagctggccgAGTTCCAGAAGGCCGCGGGAGAGGGACGAGCTCTGCGGCACAAGGCTGGA GTTTCCCTATCCGTCACCCTTGGCGTTCCGTCCAGGAAGAGGAAACCTCTCACTGaggcggagctggagctgaggcGGCAGAAGAGAGCAGAGGCTGCAGCCAAGAGAGCCAAActccaggaggacctggagaagaagaagcaagagCAGAAATATAAGAAAAA AATGGCGTGGTGGGAGTCCTGCGGCTACAGGTCGCTGTGTCTGCAGCCTGTGGACagcgaggaagaagaggaggaggaggaggacaacaGCAGCACGTGCTTCTCAGACTCCGACAGGACGGATATCCAGTACGTGTTGGGGGATGTCACTCACCCTCACACCGCTCAGGGAGACGCCATCATCGTCCACTGTGTCG ATGACTCGGGCCGTTGGGGCAGCGGCGGCCTGTTCACGGCGCTGGAGGTGAGATCCGACGAGCCACGAAAGCAGTACGAGTTGGCTGGCAAGATGAAAG ATTTAGGTCTGGGAAACGTGCTGCTTTTCCCCATCGATGACAAGCAGTCCAGGTTGAATGGCCAAGACAAT TTGGCCCTCATTGTGGCGCAGGAGCGGGACAAAGCCAACAACCTGTCGGGGATCTTTCTAACGGCCCTGGACGACGGCCTGAAGAAGATTTACGCTGCAGCCAAGAGAAAGAACG CAAGCGTTCACCTCCCCCGTATCGGTCACTCCACCAAAGGCTTCAACTGGTACGGCACAGAGAGGCTCATCAGGAAGCACCTGGCGTCCCGGGGCGTCCCCACATTCAT ATACTACCACAGCAGAGCGGGCAAGAAAACAGCCGCACCTCAGGCGTCCACATCTGCTGCCTCAACTtcagcgtcttcctcctcctcctcctcctcctccgctgaccCTCGGATGAAACCCTCGTCCGGGCAGAGCGGCCGGGCGGAGGCGGAAGCCCCGGGTCCTTCTGTGGCTCAGACTCAGAGCCGCAGCTCGGCAGAACTCCCCAGCTTCATGAAGGGCGTGCGTGTGTTCTTCTACAACCTCCCTGCGTCGGAGAGGAAGACGCTGGCCCGCTACCTCATCAC TTATGACGGCGATGAGGAGGAGATCATGAGTCCGGAGGTCACCCACATAGTCGCAGAGGTGGAGAGCAGCATCCACTCGCAG GAGCTCCAGGATCTGGTTTCTAAGTACCCCCAGGCTGTCGCTGTGCAGAAGGCCTGGCTGGAAGCGTGCTtctccaaacagcagaaagtcaaCACTGCGCAGTTCCTGCACGAGCTGAGATGA